Proteins from a genomic interval of uncultured Desulfuromusa sp.:
- the rpoC gene encoding DNA-directed RNA polymerase subunit beta', translating to MEDIFSLFERPKDPLSFNSIQLSLASPERIRERSFGEVKKPETINYRTFKPERDGLFCAKIFGPTKDYECNCGKYKRMKHRGIVCEKCGVEVIPSKVRRERLGHIDLACPVAHIWFLKSLPSRIGALLDMTLKDLEKVLYFEAYVVLDPGETSLTKGQLLAEDQYSDAMDEFAGQFVAGMGAEAVRELLSEIDLVEVGDQLRIEMKEATSEAKRKKVSKRLKVINSFRQSGNQPEWMILETVPVLPPELRPLVPLDGGRFATSDLNDLYRRVINRNNRLKRLMELRAPEVIIRNEKRMLQEAVDALFDNGRRGRAITGPSKRPLKSLSDMLKGKGGRFRQNLLGKRVDYSGRSVIVVGPELKLHQCGLPKKMALELFKPFIYQKLDERGLSGTVKAAKKMVEKEKSEVWDVLEEVIKEHPVMLNRAPTLHRLGIQAFEPVLIEGKAIQLHPLVCTAFNADFDGDQMAVHLPLSIESQIEARVLMMSTNNILSPASGKPIIVPSQDMVLGLYYMTKERPFVAGTGKMFASRDEVRMAYDAGMADLQAAIKVRMSPAKGAPVTIVETTVGRILLREVVPDSIDFKHVNKVMGKKQVADLIDISFRYAGNKETVILADKIKETGFRYSSLAGVSICLDDMVIPESKEARIKVSANEVKDIQQQYTEGLITDGERYNKVIDIWAKCTEDIAGTMLGNIAVDKIKSDDGKEVEVSSFNAIHMMADSGARGSAQQIRQLAGMRGLMAKPDGSIIETPITANFREGLTVLQYFISTHGARKGLADTALKTANSGYLTRRLVDVAQDAIIIEQDCDTLDGIEVSTLTEGGEIIERLGDRILGRVALDDIIDPVTDKLLVEANQLIDEELVAVIEEAGIERVKIRSVLTCKSKRGICAYCYGRDLGRGHLVNLGEAVGVIAAQSIGEPGTQLTMRTFHIGGTASRRAEQTALEARFDGSLKFINLTTVDDDKNFPVVMNRKGEIAVVDDTGRERERYGVVYGARLNFQEGGKVKSGEILAEWDPYTVPIITEVGGIVHFGDIAEGITMEEQVDEVTGLSRKVVTEAKTADKRPRITLKGEDGKTVKLPNGTQARYMLPIGANIFVEEGATLHAGSILAKIPRETTKTKDITGGLPRVAELFEARKPKELAVISEIDGVVSYGKDSKGKRKIIVTPDIGDPAEYLIPKGKHISVHEGDVIHAGEELVDGSSNPHDILRVLGSKELSKYLVDEVQEVYRLQGVKINDKHIETIVRQMLRKVQINDVGDTNFLIDDQIDRWVFEAENDRVMAEGGQPAIGETIMLGITKASLSTESFISAASFQETTKVLTQASIQGKTDSLRGLKENVIMGRLIPAGTGVGKYRSAELMLPEPEIKLEAPIVIDESETEVFEETD from the coding sequence TTGGAAGATATTTTTAGTCTCTTTGAACGTCCGAAAGATCCATTGAGTTTTAACTCTATTCAGTTATCACTGGCATCACCGGAAAGAATTCGTGAGCGTTCTTTTGGCGAAGTAAAAAAACCTGAAACAATCAACTACCGCACTTTCAAGCCGGAGCGGGATGGTCTTTTCTGTGCCAAAATTTTTGGTCCAACCAAGGACTATGAGTGTAACTGCGGCAAATATAAGCGGATGAAACACCGTGGCATTGTGTGTGAAAAATGTGGCGTAGAAGTCATCCCAAGTAAGGTGCGACGCGAGCGGTTAGGCCATATTGATCTTGCCTGCCCTGTTGCTCATATCTGGTTCCTCAAGTCTTTGCCTTCAAGAATAGGCGCACTGCTGGATATGACACTCAAAGATTTAGAGAAGGTTCTCTATTTTGAGGCTTATGTTGTTCTTGATCCGGGGGAGACGTCTTTAACTAAAGGCCAGCTTCTTGCCGAAGATCAATACAGTGATGCCATGGACGAATTTGCCGGTCAGTTTGTTGCCGGGATGGGCGCAGAAGCTGTTCGTGAATTGTTGTCTGAAATTGATCTTGTGGAGGTTGGAGATCAGTTGCGGATTGAAATGAAGGAAGCGACAAGTGAAGCCAAGCGTAAAAAGGTTTCCAAACGCCTCAAGGTTATAAATTCGTTCCGGCAAAGTGGTAATCAGCCTGAATGGATGATCTTGGAGACTGTTCCTGTCCTTCCTCCGGAGTTGCGGCCATTGGTACCTCTGGATGGCGGTCGCTTTGCAACTTCTGACCTTAATGATCTCTATCGTCGGGTTATTAACCGAAATAATCGACTCAAGAGATTGATGGAGCTGCGGGCTCCTGAGGTCATTATCCGCAACGAAAAGAGAATGTTGCAGGAAGCTGTTGATGCTCTCTTTGATAACGGACGACGTGGACGGGCAATTACTGGTCCGAGCAAGCGGCCTCTGAAATCTCTGTCTGACATGCTCAAAGGCAAGGGCGGTCGATTCCGTCAGAACCTGCTTGGGAAGCGTGTCGACTATTCAGGCCGTTCGGTTATTGTTGTCGGCCCTGAGTTGAAATTACATCAATGTGGTTTACCAAAGAAAATGGCTCTAGAGCTGTTTAAGCCTTTTATTTATCAAAAACTTGATGAGAGAGGGCTTTCTGGAACCGTTAAGGCCGCCAAAAAAATGGTGGAAAAAGAAAAGTCTGAAGTGTGGGATGTTCTGGAAGAAGTGATTAAAGAGCACCCGGTTATGCTTAACCGTGCTCCAACGCTTCACCGCCTAGGCATTCAGGCGTTTGAGCCTGTGTTGATCGAGGGTAAGGCGATTCAGTTGCACCCGTTGGTCTGTACCGCTTTCAATGCTGACTTTGACGGTGACCAGATGGCTGTTCATTTGCCTCTATCAATCGAAAGTCAGATTGAGGCAAGGGTGCTGATGATGTCGACGAATAATATCCTTTCCCCCGCAAGTGGAAAGCCGATTATCGTCCCATCTCAGGACATGGTTCTTGGTTTGTACTATATGACTAAAGAGCGCCCGTTTGTTGCCGGTACCGGAAAAATGTTTGCATCGAGGGATGAAGTTCGCATGGCCTATGATGCAGGTATGGCTGATCTCCAAGCTGCTATTAAAGTCAGGATGTCACCAGCTAAGGGCGCTCCTGTTACCATTGTTGAAACAACAGTTGGCCGGATTTTGCTGCGTGAAGTTGTCCCGGATTCTATTGACTTCAAACACGTCAATAAAGTTATGGGTAAAAAGCAGGTCGCTGATTTGATCGACATCAGTTTCCGCTATGCCGGTAACAAAGAGACGGTCATCCTTGCTGATAAGATCAAAGAAACCGGTTTCCGTTATTCCAGCCTCGCCGGCGTTTCAATCTGCCTGGATGACATGGTCATACCGGAAAGTAAAGAGGCGCGGATTAAGGTTTCTGCCAATGAGGTGAAGGACATTCAGCAGCAATATACTGAGGGTCTGATAACTGATGGTGAGCGCTATAATAAAGTTATCGATATTTGGGCCAAGTGTACCGAAGATATTGCCGGAACCATGCTCGGCAATATTGCTGTTGACAAGATAAAATCCGATGATGGCAAAGAGGTTGAGGTCTCATCATTTAATGCAATTCACATGATGGCTGATTCCGGTGCCCGGGGTAGTGCACAACAGATCCGACAATTGGCTGGTATGCGCGGATTGATGGCTAAACCTGATGGCTCTATTATCGAGACCCCGATCACGGCTAACTTCCGTGAGGGTTTAACGGTTCTGCAATACTTTATTTCGACTCACGGCGCTCGTAAAGGTCTGGCGGATACCGCACTTAAAACGGCAAACTCCGGTTATTTGACGCGACGCCTTGTTGATGTTGCGCAGGATGCCATCATTATAGAGCAGGATTGTGACACTCTTGATGGTATTGAGGTTTCAACTTTGACCGAGGGTGGAGAGATTATTGAGCGTCTTGGTGATCGAATCCTGGGCCGGGTTGCTTTGGATGATATTATTGACCCTGTAACCGATAAGCTTTTAGTTGAAGCTAATCAGCTGATAGATGAAGAGCTTGTGGCTGTCATTGAAGAGGCTGGTATCGAGAGAGTTAAGATCCGTTCAGTGTTAACCTGTAAAAGTAAGCGCGGTATCTGCGCTTATTGTTATGGACGCGACTTGGGTCGGGGGCACTTAGTCAACCTTGGTGAGGCTGTGGGTGTTATTGCAGCGCAATCTATCGGTGAGCCTGGAACCCAGTTGACAATGCGGACCTTTCATATCGGGGGTACGGCTTCGCGACGTGCGGAACAAACTGCACTTGAAGCACGTTTCGATGGTTCTCTGAAATTTATCAACTTAACGACAGTTGATGACGATAAGAATTTCCCAGTGGTTATGAACCGGAAAGGTGAGATTGCGGTTGTTGATGATACCGGCCGTGAGCGGGAACGCTATGGTGTGGTTTATGGCGCTCGTCTGAATTTCCAAGAAGGTGGGAAGGTCAAAAGTGGAGAAATATTAGCTGAATGGGACCCCTACACTGTCCCTATTATTACTGAAGTTGGTGGTATTGTTCACTTTGGTGATATCGCTGAAGGGATAACTATGGAAGAGCAGGTTGACGAAGTCACTGGTCTTTCACGAAAGGTTGTCACTGAGGCTAAGACAGCTGATAAACGCCCACGGATTACCCTTAAAGGGGAAGATGGGAAGACCGTAAAACTGCCAAATGGAACCCAGGCGCGTTACATGTTACCCATCGGAGCCAATATTTTTGTGGAAGAAGGAGCGACTCTCCATGCAGGATCTATCCTGGCTAAAATCCCTCGAGAGACGACCAAAACCAAAGATATTACCGGTGGTTTGCCTCGGGTTGCAGAATTGTTTGAAGCCCGTAAGCCAAAAGAGCTTGCCGTCATTTCCGAGATAGATGGTGTCGTTTCATACGGGAAAGACTCTAAAGGGAAGCGCAAAATCATCGTGACGCCTGATATCGGTGACCCGGCTGAATATTTAATTCCAAAAGGTAAGCACATCTCTGTTCATGAGGGAGATGTTATCCATGCAGGTGAAGAGCTTGTTGATGGATCAAGCAATCCACATGATATCCTCCGCGTTCTTGGCAGCAAGGAGCTTTCAAAGTATCTTGTTGATGAGGTCCAAGAGGTTTACCGTCTACAAGGCGTAAAGATTAACGATAAGCATATTGAAACAATTGTTCGTCAGATGTTGCGTAAAGTTCAGATAAACGATGTTGGTGATACGAACTTTCTGATTGATGACCAAATAGATCGTTGGGTTTTTGAAGCTGAAAATGATCGTGTTATGGCTGAAGGTGGCCAGCCTGCTATTGGTGAAACAATTATGCTGGGGATAACAAAGGCATCTCTGTCCACTGAATCATTTATCTCTGCAGCATCATTCCAGGAAACAACCAAGGTGTTGACTCAGGCGTCGATTCAAGGAAAGACAGATTCGCTGCGTGGCCTTAAGGAGAACGTTATTATGGGTCGTTTGATCCCGGCAGGAACCGGGGTTGGTAAATACCGCTCAGCTGAATTGATGCTTCCGGAGCCGGAAATAAAACTAGAAGCTCCAATCGTTATTGATGAGTCTGAAACTGAGGTGTTTGAAGAAACCGATTAA
- the rpsL gene encoding 30S ribosomal protein S12, with protein MPTINQLIRNGRKKKVVKSTAPALKSCPQRRGVCTRVYTTTPKKPNSALRKVARVRLTNGIVVTSYIPGVGHNLQEHSVVLIRGGRVKDLPGVRYHIVRGTLDLAGVKERKQGRSKYGAKRPK; from the coding sequence ATGCCGACAATTAACCAGTTAATCCGCAACGGGCGTAAAAAAAAGGTCGTGAAGTCGACTGCGCCTGCGCTTAAGTCTTGCCCGCAGAGGCGTGGAGTCTGTACGCGTGTTTATACGACTACTCCAAAGAAGCCGAACTCTGCGTTGCGGAAAGTTGCTCGTGTTCGTTTGACGAACGGTATTGTTGTGACCTCTTACATCCCAGGTGTGGGGCACAACCTACAAGAGCACTCCGTTGTTTTGATTCGAGGTGGTCGGGTTAAGGATTTGCCGGGTGTGCGGTATCATATTGTGCGCGGTACGCTTGACTTGGCTGGAGTTAAAGAACGTAAGCAGGGTCGTTCCAAGTATGGCGCTAAGCGCCCTAAGTAA
- the rpsG gene encoding 30S ribosomal protein S7: MPRRREVPKRIILPDPKYGDQLVAKFVNNVMVDGKKSTAEQIVYGAFDLVAERSGNDPLEVFKAAMENVRPVLEVKSRRVGGSTYQVPIEVSPSRRTALAMRWIATYAKGRSEKTMRERLAGEFLDAANNRGTAVKKREDTHRMAEANKAFAHYRW, from the coding sequence ATGCCAAGGAGAAGAGAGGTCCCTAAGCGGATCATTCTGCCCGATCCTAAATATGGGGATCAGCTCGTAGCCAAGTTTGTGAACAATGTCATGGTTGATGGTAAAAAAAGCACTGCCGAGCAAATTGTTTATGGTGCTTTTGATCTGGTTGCTGAGCGGTCCGGTAATGATCCCTTGGAAGTTTTTAAGGCGGCTATGGAGAATGTCCGACCGGTTCTGGAAGTTAAGTCTCGCCGTGTAGGTGGTTCTACTTATCAGGTGCCTATTGAGGTTAGTCCTTCTCGCCGTACGGCATTGGCAATGCGTTGGATTGCGACCTATGCAAAAGGACGTAGTGAGAAGACAATGCGTGAGCGTCTTGCTGGAGAGTTTTTGGATGCGGCAAATAATCGTGGCACTGCAGTTAAGAAGCGTGAAGATACACACCGTATGGCAGAAGCTAATAAAGCTTTCGCCCATTATCGCTGGTAG
- the rpoB gene encoding DNA-directed RNA polymerase subunit beta, with translation MAYSFANNPLLRKHFAKVTNIIDIPNLIDIQKTSYTRFLQANLPSSERKQSGLEAVFRSVFPIHDFSDTCSMEYVSYGLGTPKYDVGECHQRGMTYAAPIKVKVRLVTWDVDKDAGTQSIRDIKEQEVYFGEIPLMTENGTFIINGTERVIVSQLHRSPGVFFSHDKGKTHSSGKVLFSARVIPYRGSWLDFDFDHKDLLWVRIDRRRKLPATVLLKALGYTTEELLRYYYDLEEISWDGKGYSKKVNFELLAGKRASSDVLSGSGEVLVKANRKFTRAAIRKLNEEGIESIPVTAEDLVGQVVVSDIVDEATGEVILECNGELSESKLEELREKGINNFTTLFIDHLYVGSYISDTLRVDKVETADDAIIEIFRRLRPGDPPTIRTATTLFESLFFNADRYDISAVGRLKLNHKLGVESPIDLATLTKDDILKVVHYLVDLRNGKGSIDDIDHLGNRRVRAVGELLENQYRVGLVRMERAIKERMSLQDVDSLMPHDLINSKPVSAVVKEFFGSSQLSQFMDQTNPLSEVTHKRRLSALGPGGLTRERAGFEVRDVHPTHYGRVCPIETPEGPNIGLIASLSTYARINEYGFVETPYRIVKDGQVTTEIKYFSALEEEGHAIAQANAPIDDNGVFVNELVNVRQTGEFLLLPPDQIDLMDVSPKQIVSVAAALIPFLENDDANRALMGSNMQRQAVPLLRTDAPLVGTGMERIVAHDSGNSVVARHDGVVESVDADRVVIQIDETAIDETGTGVDIYNLHKFSRSNQNTCINQKPIVKIGDRVKCGDVIADGPSTQWGELALGQNVLVAFMPWHGYNFEDSILISEKLVQDDRYTSIHIEEFECVARDTKLGKEEITDDIPNLGEDALSDLDESGIIRIGASVKPGDILVGKITPKGETQLSPEEKLLRAIFGEKAGDVRDTSLRVPPGEEGVVIGARVFSRKGFDKDARTEQIEAREIEKLLKDREDEIRILRKSTRNKIRSLLLGLTAAVAIEDGEGQVLLPNRRKISAEAFDQVPFDRIQEISVSGGGDVEDKISSLLNRLAEREQLITAVFDDKIDKCKRGDDLPPGVIKMVKVYIAIKRKLQVGDKMAGRHGNKGVLSRILPQEDMPYMEDGTPVEIVLNPLGVPSRMNVGQILETHLGLAARGLGNQIRKVMEEQYSEDALKQQIKKAYSDPELDGFIDGLNEEDLKVLARRLFMGVPMASPVFEGVSEKSIKNEVERAGFDSSGQMTLYDGQTGEAFKEKVTVGIMYILKLHHLVDDKIHARSIGPYSLVTQQPLGGKAQFGGQRLGEMEVWAMEAYGAAHALQEFLTVKSDDVAGRTRMYEAIVKGKHTLEAGLPESFNVLIKELQALCLDVDLLEEG, from the coding sequence ATGGCGTATTCGTTTGCGAATAACCCGCTTCTAAGGAAGCACTTCGCAAAGGTTACGAATATCATCGATATTCCAAACCTCATTGATATTCAAAAAACTTCTTATACTCGTTTTTTACAGGCCAATCTCCCTTCATCTGAGCGTAAACAGAGCGGGCTTGAGGCCGTGTTTCGTTCCGTATTTCCGATCCATGATTTTAGTGACACTTGCTCGATGGAATATGTGTCATATGGATTGGGGACCCCTAAGTATGATGTTGGCGAGTGTCATCAGCGAGGGATGACCTATGCTGCCCCCATAAAGGTCAAGGTGCGACTCGTGACCTGGGATGTTGATAAAGACGCTGGTACTCAGTCTATTCGAGATATTAAAGAGCAGGAAGTTTATTTTGGTGAAATTCCATTGATGACGGAAAATGGTACTTTTATCATTAATGGAACTGAAAGGGTTATTGTCAGTCAGCTTCATCGTTCTCCTGGCGTCTTCTTTTCTCATGATAAGGGGAAAACGCACTCAAGCGGTAAAGTTCTTTTTAGCGCACGGGTGATACCTTATCGTGGTTCCTGGTTGGATTTTGATTTTGATCACAAGGATCTGCTTTGGGTTCGTATTGACCGTCGCCGTAAATTGCCGGCAACAGTTTTATTGAAAGCCTTAGGATATACAACAGAAGAGCTCCTTAGATATTATTATGATCTTGAGGAGATTTCCTGGGATGGTAAGGGCTATTCAAAAAAAGTGAACTTTGAGCTTCTGGCTGGTAAGCGAGCCAGTTCAGATGTTCTCTCGGGCAGCGGTGAGGTTCTTGTTAAGGCGAATCGCAAGTTTACCCGTGCAGCAATTCGCAAGCTTAATGAGGAGGGGATTGAATCAATCCCGGTTACAGCAGAAGATCTTGTCGGCCAGGTTGTCGTTAGTGATATTGTTGACGAGGCGACGGGTGAAGTGATCCTTGAGTGTAACGGCGAACTGTCTGAGTCCAAACTCGAGGAGCTTAGAGAGAAGGGGATCAACAATTTCACCACATTGTTTATTGATCATCTCTATGTAGGCTCTTATATCAGCGACACATTACGGGTCGATAAAGTTGAGACCGCTGATGACGCTATTATTGAAATTTTCCGTCGGCTTCGTCCTGGTGACCCTCCAACAATCAGAACGGCGACGACTCTTTTTGAAAGTTTGTTTTTTAATGCCGACCGCTATGATATTTCAGCGGTGGGGCGTTTAAAGCTTAACCATAAACTTGGTGTTGAGAGTCCAATTGATCTCGCAACTTTGACAAAAGACGACATTCTCAAGGTTGTTCATTATCTTGTTGACCTGCGCAATGGCAAAGGTTCTATTGATGATATTGACCATCTGGGGAATCGTCGCGTCAGAGCTGTTGGCGAGCTCTTGGAGAACCAGTACCGGGTGGGTCTGGTACGGATGGAAAGAGCTATCAAAGAGCGGATGAGCTTGCAGGATGTTGATAGCTTGATGCCTCATGATTTAATCAATTCCAAACCTGTTTCAGCTGTGGTCAAGGAGTTTTTTGGCTCATCTCAATTGTCACAATTTATGGATCAAACCAACCCCCTGTCCGAGGTAACGCACAAGCGACGCTTGTCGGCACTTGGCCCCGGTGGCTTGACTCGTGAGCGGGCTGGATTTGAGGTTCGAGATGTTCATCCGACTCATTATGGCCGGGTTTGTCCGATTGAGACGCCTGAAGGGCCGAATATCGGCTTGATTGCTTCTTTGTCGACTTATGCTCGGATCAACGAATATGGCTTTGTTGAGACGCCGTACCGGATCGTTAAAGATGGCCAGGTCACAACTGAGATCAAATATTTTTCAGCTCTTGAAGAAGAGGGACATGCAATTGCCCAGGCAAATGCTCCAATTGACGACAATGGTGTGTTTGTTAATGAGCTGGTTAATGTGCGGCAAACGGGTGAGTTCTTGCTTTTACCGCCTGATCAGATTGATCTGATGGATGTGTCTCCCAAGCAAATTGTTTCTGTTGCGGCTGCGCTGATTCCATTTCTTGAAAATGATGATGCTAACCGGGCTCTGATGGGTTCGAATATGCAACGTCAAGCGGTTCCCCTGTTGCGAACAGATGCTCCGCTTGTTGGTACCGGCATGGAACGAATTGTTGCTCATGATTCCGGGAATTCTGTTGTTGCCCGTCATGATGGTGTTGTTGAAAGCGTCGATGCTGATCGAGTCGTTATTCAGATTGATGAAACTGCGATTGATGAAACCGGGACTGGTGTTGATATTTACAACCTCCACAAATTCAGTCGTTCAAACCAGAATACTTGTATTAACCAAAAACCAATCGTTAAGATCGGTGACCGGGTGAAGTGTGGCGATGTCATAGCGGATGGCCCTTCAACACAGTGGGGTGAGCTTGCTTTGGGGCAGAACGTGCTGGTCGCATTTATGCCGTGGCATGGTTACAACTTTGAGGATTCAATCCTGATTTCAGAGAAATTAGTTCAGGATGACCGTTATACATCAATCCATATTGAAGAGTTTGAGTGCGTTGCCCGTGATACAAAATTGGGCAAAGAAGAGATTACGGACGATATTCCTAACCTTGGTGAAGATGCTTTGAGCGACTTGGATGAGTCCGGAATTATACGTATTGGAGCAAGTGTCAAGCCTGGTGATATCCTTGTTGGGAAAATTACCCCGAAAGGGGAAACGCAACTATCTCCTGAAGAAAAGCTGTTACGAGCTATTTTTGGAGAAAAAGCTGGGGATGTCAGGGATACCTCATTGCGGGTGCCCCCAGGTGAAGAAGGCGTTGTTATTGGTGCTCGGGTTTTTTCTCGCAAAGGGTTTGATAAAGATGCCCGGACCGAACAAATTGAAGCGCGTGAAATTGAGAAGCTTCTTAAAGACCGGGAAGATGAGATCCGGATACTGAGAAAATCAACGCGTAACAAAATTCGCTCGCTGCTTCTTGGTTTAACAGCAGCAGTCGCAATCGAGGATGGAGAAGGACAGGTCCTGCTTCCAAATCGTCGTAAAATTTCAGCAGAAGCGTTTGATCAGGTACCGTTTGATCGCATTCAGGAGATATCCGTATCCGGTGGTGGCGATGTTGAGGATAAGATCAGCAGCTTGCTGAATCGCCTGGCTGAGCGCGAGCAGTTAATTACCGCTGTTTTTGATGATAAAATCGATAAATGTAAGCGTGGTGATGACCTGCCTCCAGGTGTTATCAAGATGGTCAAGGTTTATATCGCCATTAAGCGTAAGTTGCAGGTCGGCGATAAGATGGCCGGCCGACATGGTAATAAGGGCGTTTTGTCACGTATTCTTCCGCAGGAAGATATGCCCTATATGGAAGATGGAACTCCGGTTGAGATTGTTCTTAACCCACTGGGTGTTCCTTCACGTATGAATGTTGGCCAGATTCTTGAGACTCACCTAGGATTAGCCGCGCGTGGCTTAGGTAACCAAATCAGAAAAGTGATGGAAGAGCAATATAGTGAAGATGCTCTTAAGCAGCAGATAAAAAAAGCGTATAGCGACCCAGAGCTTGACGGTTTTATCGACGGACTGAATGAAGAAGACCTGAAGGTGTTGGCTCGGCGCTTGTTCATGGGGGTGCCGATGGCTTCCCCTGTTTTTGAAGGTGTGAGTGAGAAGTCGATCAAGAATGAAGTGGAGCGGGCCGGATTCGACTCAAGTGGTCAAATGACTTTGTATGATGGTCAAACCGGGGAGGCTTTTAAGGAAAAAGTTACCGTTGGAATTATGTATATCCTGAAGCTCCATCACTTGGTTGATGATAAAATTCACGCACGTTCGATAGGTCCCTACAGCCTCGTTACTCAGCAGCCACTTGGTGGTAAAGCGCAGTTTGGTGGTCAGCGACTTGGTGAGATGGAAGTTTGGGCCATGGAAGCTTATGGTGCTGCTCATGCATTGCAGGAATTCCTAACGGTAAAATCAGATGATGTTGCCGGTCGAACCCGGATGTACGAAGCAATTGTTAAGGGGAAACATACCCTTGAGGCCGGCCTTCCAGAGTCTTTTAATGTCCTGATTAAAGAGCTTCAGGCTCTATGTCTTGATGTTGACTTGCTGGAAGAGGGTTGA